The following proteins are co-located in the Anser cygnoides isolate HZ-2024a breed goose chromosome 2, Taihu_goose_T2T_genome, whole genome shotgun sequence genome:
- the CYP51A1 gene encoding lanosterol 14-alpha demethylase isoform X2 encodes MSHEVPKADQESRKMTENESKSDIPGKKHEYESSAERNASTVPQGVPEAGVRKLTFASDTNDTGELNQELSEAVNADARPDTLSSAENPESAEKGSTFLMPEEKDENFTLRLNDKGLQDTPLLTFESQNLKRLFLHNNELKTLHLNVGNLTNLEILLLERNRLTCLPPEISFLHKLTVLNVSHNQLLYLPKEFSKLVNLKELFLNHNNMDEFPFALRSLETLELAGNKLKTLPDAMADMEKLKVFNIDSNHFSIFPRVLCYLPNLVKLSICQNSIQSLPKDIKELKKLEEFSISNNKLIFLPVQFFQLTKLKELRADDNKLEFLSDKVENLRELRFLNLAKNLFKSLTDNLCNCTMLKHLIIHDNQLTQLPANIHRLRNLKEFSVSRNQLDSLDEQVSYLKDLSKIELSGNALTHIPVELKDCIQITKADLSYNKLSQFPNALCALFDLKYLNLSGNSISEIIPGISDIKDLEHLELNKNKLSSFSACLCSLTKLVYLDLSENEISNIPAVVSEMKALRVLLLHHNKFDSFPEELCTLKFLKALDISNNQIKTIPLKISNLEAIKDLNVSDNQFASFPSEICHLSSLEKLTLSQMHGLKLTQIPEELSKLVCLRELDISHNALKEMPDSIGELEYLVHLIANNNDISQLPKSITSLRNLQHLDLSENRLKSLPAGLHHLHLLKDINFDGNFLFEPLKDLCRGKQLHPILCYLESANERDGMLRRNRGTSVR; translated from the exons ATGTCACATGAAGTTCCTAAAGCAGATCAGGAAAGCCGTAAAATGACGGAAAATGAATCAAAAAGTGATATACCTGGAAAAAAGCATGAATATGAATCCTCAGCTGAGAGAAATGCTTCCACAGTGCCTCAGGGTGTCCCTGAAGCAGGTGTGAGGAAGCTCACGTTTGCATCAGATACAAATGACACCGGGGAACTGAACCAAGAGCTTTCAGAAGCTGTCAATGCAGATGCCAGACCAGACACATTATCGTCAGCAGAGAATCCTGAAAGTGCTGAAAAAGGATCAACATTTTTGATGcctgaagaaaaagatgagaatTTTACACTTAGACTAAATGATAAAGGACTCCAGGATACGCCTCTGCTCACTTTTGAAAGCCAAAATTTGAAACGCTTGTTCTTACACAACAATGAACTAAAAACACTACATTTAAATGTAGGAAATCTAACTAATCTGGAGATCCTGTTACTTGAAAGAAATAGACTGACGTGTTTGCCACCAGAAATATCATTTCTTCATAAATTAACAGTATTGAATGTCAGTCACAACCAGTTACTGTATCTCCCTAAAGAATTTTCAAAGCTTGTAAATCTTAAGGAACTTTTTCTCAATCACAACAACATGGACGAATTTCCTTTTGCACTGAGAAGCCTTGAAACATTAGAGCTTGCTGGGAACAAGCTGAAAACTTTGCCAGATGCCATGGCTGACATGGAAAAATTGAAGGTATTCAACATTGATTCCAATCACTTCTCAATATTTCCAAGGGTTCTCTGCTACCTTCCTAATCTAGTAAAACTCAGCATATGTCAGAACTCGATTCAGAGTTTACCAAAGGATATTAAAGAGCTCAAGAAACTAGAAGAATTTTCAATTAGTAACAATAAGCTTATATTTTTGCCTGTGCAGTTTTTCCAgttaacaaaactgaaagaactCAGAGCTGATGATAACAAACTGGAGTTTCTTTCAGATAAAGTGGAGAATTTAAGAGAACTTAGGTTTCTGAACCTTGCAAAAAATTTGTTCAAAAGCCTTACAGATAATCTTTGCAACTGTACCATGTTGAAACATCTCATTATACACGATAATCAGTTAACCCAGCTCCCTGCTAATATCCACAGACTTAGAAATCTAAAGGAGTTTTCTGTAAGTAGGAATCAGCTGGACTCACTGGATGAGCAAGTATCCTATTTAAAAGACCTCTCCAAGATAGAGCTTTCAGGAAATGCATTGACACACATTCCTGTTGAATTAAAAGATTGCATACAGATAACCAAAGCTGACCTCAGCTATAATAAGCTCTCTCAGTTTCCAAATGCATTGTGCGCGCTATTTGATCTTAAATACTTAAATCTTAGTGGCAActctatttcagaaataataccTGGGATTTCCGACATTAAAGATTTGGAGCATctagaattaaacaaaaataaactgtcCTCATTTTCTGCGTGCTTGTGCAGCCTTACAAAACTAGTTTACTTGGATTTAAGTGAGAATGAAATCAGTAACATACCAGCAGTGGTATCTGAGATGAAGGCTCTCCGGGTGCTGCTTTTACACCATAACAAGTTTGACTCATTTCCTGAAGAGCTGTGtactttaaagtttttaaaagcacttgaCATTTCAAATAATCAGATAAAGactattcctttaaaaattagcAATCTGGAAGCGATCAAAGACTTAAATGTATCAGACAACCAGTttgcatcttttccttctgaaatatgTCATCTGTCCTCACTGGAGAAATTGACCCTGTCTCAAATGCATGGGTTGAAG TTAACTCAAATTCCAGAGGAGCTATCTAAACTGGTTTGCCTCCGGGAGCTTGACATATCCCATAATGCATTAAAGGAAATGCCAGACAGCATAGGGGAACTGGAATATTTGGTCCATTTAATTGCAAATAATAATGATATCAGCCAGCTCCCCAAGTCTATTACATCGCTAAGAAATCTCCAGCACCTTGATCTGAGTG